In one window of Methanolobus mangrovi DNA:
- a CDS encoding class I SAM-dependent methyltransferase codes for MVKRKLTISEIEKMKYYDFMTYIGVPYFHIGGPRSTEELADLCSINKNSIVLMVGCGNGFSACHLAKKTGCFVVGVDIASLSIENARQRAINDNVENMTEFIIGDAYNLPFRKDSFDFVITEFVSQFLDKDRAFHEFIRVLKVGGILGINEMYRDNAIEPQMKTKIDEAEIIFTEVTELPFKMNTPDEWKRFFEEAGFTDIGIHQRRPFQKIKDITSTIKAMGGIVKITCLIYSMLKCMILSKIIRKRFSKLDKGKRILFNNRTTRKHVGYILGIARKPNK; via the coding sequence ATGGTTAAGAGAAAACTGACAATTTCTGAAATTGAAAAGATGAAGTATTATGACTTCATGACCTACATAGGAGTTCCCTATTTTCACATTGGCGGACCTCGTTCGACTGAAGAACTTGCAGATTTATGCAGCATCAATAAGAATAGCATAGTGCTGATGGTGGGATGTGGGAACGGATTCAGTGCATGCCATCTTGCGAAGAAAACTGGGTGCTTTGTTGTAGGAGTGGACATTGCCAGCCTATCAATAGAGAATGCACGACAAAGAGCAATTAATGATAATGTTGAAAATATGACTGAATTCATTATAGGCGATGCATATAACCTGCCTTTCAGAAAAGATTCATTTGACTTTGTAATTACAGAATTTGTTTCCCAGTTCCTTGATAAGGACAGAGCATTCCATGAATTTATACGTGTGCTTAAAGTCGGAGGGATTCTTGGCATCAACGAGATGTACAGAGATAATGCCATTGAACCTCAGATGAAAACAAAAATAGATGAAGCTGAGATCATCTTTACAGAAGTAACCGAATTACCTTTTAAAATGAACACTCCTGATGAATGGAAACGATTTTTTGAAGAGGCAGGATTCACAGATATAGGAATACATCAACGCAGACCATTTCAGAAGATAAAGGACATAACCAGTACTATTAAAGCCATGGGAGGTATTGTCAAGATCACATGCTTAATATATAGCATGCTAAAATGCATGATATTGAGCAAAATAATACGGAAACGTTTTTCAAAGCTGGACAAAGGAAAAAGGATACTGTTCAATAACAGAACAACACGAAAACATGTTGGTTATATACTAGGAATTGCAAGAAAGCCGAATAAATAA